A stretch of Bradyrhizobium diazoefficiens DNA encodes these proteins:
- a CDS encoding ribbon-helix-helix domain-containing protein has protein sequence MKSPVVKRSIVVAGHKTSVSLEEAFWNGMKEISGLRNMTLSELVGEIDCGRQQGNLSSAIRLFVLDYFKSRAMAAIQPEKVPAQ, from the coding sequence ATGAAGTCGCCCGTCGTGAAGCGTTCGATCGTAGTCGCCGGCCACAAGACCAGCGTCAGCCTGGAAGAGGCGTTCTGGAATGGCATGAAGGAGATCTCGGGCCTGCGCAACATGACGCTGTCCGAGCTCGTGGGTGAAATCGACTGCGGCCGCCAGCAGGGCAATCTGTCCTCGGCGATCCGCTTGTTCGTGCTCGACTACTTCAAGAGCCGCGCCATGGCCGCCATCCAGCCCGAAAAGGTCCCGGCCCAGTAG
- a CDS encoding FeoA family protein produces the protein MTDTHDTRREMPLGLAQRGYTGVIQHLSAKDAGSALSDIELESRLIELGFVEGARVEILHEGLVGRDPIAVRVDNITIAVRRREAMAIIVA, from the coding sequence ATGACCGACACCCATGATACGCGCCGCGAGATGCCGCTGGGCCTGGCCCAGCGCGGCTACACCGGCGTCATTCAGCACCTCTCCGCCAAGGACGCGGGCTCGGCACTCTCGGACATCGAGCTCGAGAGCCGGCTGATCGAGCTCGGCTTCGTCGAGGGCGCCCGGGTCGAGATCCTGCACGAGGGGCTGGTCGGGCGCGACCCGATCGCCGTGCGTGTCGACAACATCACCATCGCGGTGCGTCGCCGCGAGGCCATGGCCATCATCGTCGCCTGA
- a CDS encoding DUF4169 family protein, with protein MGNVINLNRFRKRAEREASAKQADANRAKFGRTKAERSVEETQADQAKAHLDQHRIDREEQP; from the coding sequence ATGGGGAACGTCATCAACCTGAACCGCTTCCGGAAGCGCGCCGAGCGGGAAGCCTCGGCGAAGCAGGCGGACGCCAACCGGGCGAAGTTCGGCCGCACGAAGGCCGAGCGATCGGTGGAGGAGACGCAGGCGGACCAGGCGAAGGCGCATCTGGACCAGCACCGGATCGATCGCGAGGAGCAGCCATGA